The DNA region ACGTGGCCGCTGTACGGGTCGCTGATCACCAGCATGTTCCACATCGCGACACTCGTCGACGACGTGACCACCGCGCAGGAGGTGCGGGAGGCCGACTGACCCCGGGCGGTCGGATCGGGGCGCCCGGATCACAGGTGCACGTCGTTGTACGCGCGTTCGTCCTCGATGGGCTCGAGATGGGTGGTGATGTGCGAGTTCGGCAGGGCCGCGTGGATCTCCTGCTCCACGGCCTCCACCAGATCGTGCCCGCGTTCGACGCTCCACTGCCCGGGCACGAGCGCGTGGAACTCCACGAAACGCCACTTGCCCGACTCCCTGGTCCGCAGCTCGTGGAAGTCGACCCGGCCGGGTTCGCGGTGACGGTCGAGCACCTCCTCGATCACCCGGTTGTCCTGGTCGGGAAGCGTGGCGTCCATCAACCCCATGCCCGATTCATGCACCAGTCGGTAGCCGATGAACAGGATGTTCAGGCCCACGCCGATCGCGACTAGGGGGTCGAGCACGTCCCAGCCGGTGGCCCAGGCCAGGGCCAGTCCGGCGACGACCCCGACCGAGGTGACGACGTCGGTGATGAGGTGCTTGCCGTCGGCCTTGAGAGTGGGAGACCTGTGGCGGGTCCCGGCCCGCACGAGCGCCACACCCACCACGCCGTTGATCACGGCGGCGACGACCGAGATGGCGAGGCCCAGACCAAGCGCCTCCAGAGGTTCGGGGTTGATCAGCCGCTCGACGCTGACCACGAGGATGAACGCCGCCGCGACGAAGATCATGGCGCCCTCGACACCTGCGGAGAAGTACTCGGCCTTGGAGTGGCCGTACTGGTGGTCGTCGTCGGCCGGGCGCTCCGCGACGGTGATGGCACCGAGAGCGATGACCGCCGCCACGAGGTTGACCACCGACTCCGCGGCGTCGGACAACAGGCCGACCGATCCGGTGACCCACCAGGCCCCGATCTTGAGCAGGATGGTCACGATCGCCGTGGCCACGGACAGCCACGCGAACTTCTTCAGAGTCGACACGTCGCAGTAGCGTAGTCCGCCACCGGCTGGCCCCCCTGCCGTCGTCCCGAAGTCGGTAGTGTCGGTGACATGCATGTGGGACTGATCTGGCTCGGCGCAGCGGTGCTGCTCGCCGCCGGAGAAGCAGCAGGGGGCGAGCTGTTCATGCTCATGCTCGCCGCCGGCGCCCTCGGCGGTTCGGCCGCCGCGTTCCTGGGCGCACCGATCTGGGGTCAGGCCCTGGCGTTCGCTCTCGTGTCCGTGATCCTCGTCGTGGGGGTCCGCCCCATCGTCCGTCGGCGGCTGCTCGCAGCGTTGCCCGAGCACGACACCAACACCGCCGCGCTCACCGGGCGGGGCGGCACGGTGGTCGAGGCGATCGGCGCGAAGGGTGGCCTGGTCGAGATCGCGGGTGACACCTGGACCGCGCGGCCGCTCATCGAGGGCGAGACGTTCGAGGCGGGCGACAAGGTCCTCGTGCACCAGATAGAGGGCGCCACGGCCATCGTCATGCGTGGCATCTAGAACGCGCTGGTCGGTTCACAGCGGCCTCGCACGAGACAACCGGAGGAAACCATGGGCGGATTAGTCTTCCTTGCCGTCATCGTCATCCTGATCGCCTCGGTGGTGGCGAGCTCGGTGAAGCTCATCCCCCAGGCGGAGGCCGCGGTGATCGAGCGGCTCGGCCGCTACCAGCGCACGGTGAGCGGGCAGCTCGCCCTGATCATCCCCTTCATCGACCGCGTACGCGCGAAGGTCGACCTGCGTGAGCGCGTCGTCACCTTCCCGCCGCAGTCGATGATCACCGAGGACAACCTCACGCTGAGCATCGACACCGTCGTCTACTTCCAGGTCACCGATCCCAAGTCGGCCGTGTACGAGATCAACAACTACATCGTGGCCGTCGAGCAGCTGGCGACCACCACCCTGCGCAACGTGGTCGGCGGGCTCACCCTCGAGCAGACCCTCACCAGCCGCGACATGATCAACAAGCAACTGCGCGGGGTCCTCGACTCCGAGACCGGCCGCTGGGGCCTGCGCGTCGCCCGCGTCGAGCTGCGCTCGATCGATCCGCCGCCCTCCATCCAGGAGTCCATGGAGAAGCAGATGAAGGCGGACCGCGAGAAGCGCGCGATCATCCTCACCGCGGAGGGCCAGCGCGAAGCCGCCATCACCACCGCCCAGGGTGCCAAGCAGGCCGCCATCCTCGATGCCGAGGGCAACAAGCAGGCCTCGATCCTCAACGCCGAGGCCGAGCGTCAGTCCCGCATGCTCCGCGCCCAGGGTGAGCGGGCCGCGCGCTACCTCGTCGCAGAAGGCCAGGCGGCCGCGATCGCGCGCGTCAACGCGTCCATCAAGGCCTCCAGGCCGACGCCGGAGATGCTCGCCTACCAGTACGTCCAGAACCTGCCCGAGATGGCCAAGGGTGACGCCGCCACCATGTGGATGATCCCCTCACAGTTCGGGGATTCGCTCGAGAACTTCGCCAAGGCCGTCGCCAAGAAGGACGACGACGGGGTGTTCCGGTACGAGCCCGCCGAGAATGATTCCGACGCGGAACTTCCCTCCGCCCCCGATCACTGGTTCGACACCTCCACCGACCCGGAGATCGCCCGGTCCGTGGCCGCGGCCGAGGCGGCAGCGCAGGGCGCGTCCTCGATCTCGGATGAGGAACCCCGCAAGGCCAAGCCGAAGCCGGGGGTGTTCGACATGGTGCCGGAGTCGGAGGGCGGCGTGGCCCCCGACACCACCTCGACGGAGGCACCGGGTCCGGGTACCCCCGCGCTCGGTGGGCCCCAGGCCCCGGCACCCGGACAGCCGACAGGTTTCGACCGGCCCGCTGACCAGCGCGCGGGCCACGATGCCTACCCCCTCGAGGGCGACGATCAGCCCCTTCGGTAACCCCGAATCGGTGGCGTGCGGTGTCGTCACCTCCGCCGATCGCCGTAACATGTGGGCGTGACCCGTAACAGCGGCCGAGGTGACGACCGCACGCCCGACGCCGAGGACGTGCGGCTGATCGAGACGGCGTCCGCGGTCTTCGCCGAGCGCGGCATCAAGGGCACGAGCACCGACGACATCGCCCGTGCCGCCGGGGTCACCCGCGTGACCCTCTATCGCCGACTGGGGCCGCGCGACAGCATCCTGCGGGCGATCTACGCGCACGAGGCGCAGCGTCTGATGATGACCGTGAACTCGCGTTACACACCGTTCGAATCCCTGCAGTGGGACCCGGTGCGGCACATCGAGGACCTCCTCGTGGGCACCGTGTTCGACATCCGGCAGAACGAGTTGCTGCGTCGGCTCATCGAGGTCGACAAGGTCGAGGCGATGGCGCTGCTCGCGGGCCAGTCCGACACGGTCCTGGATCCGATCACCGAGATGGTCGCGCACTTCGTCCGCAACACGTGGAACGCGGACGTGCACACACGGCAGATGGACGACGAGGAGTGCGAGCAGCTGTCCCGTGAGGTCGCCGGCGTCGTGGGGCGATTCCTGCACTCACTGGTCGTGATGCCGGACGGCCCACCCGCGGTCGACACGGAGGAGCAGATCCGGGCGCTGGCACGCCGGGTGCTCGTCCCGATGATCCTGCAGCGCTGAGCCCCCGGCGCTGAGCGCGCGCCCGCCCTACAGCTCTGCCGGGAGTTCCTCTGCGCCCAGTTCGTGGGCCAGCGCGTCCGCGAGGACCGGATGTCGGAAGTGGTGGCCGACACCGGTGAGCGCCCGGGGCAGGATCCGCTGATCCGCCAGGGCGAGCTCATCTGAGCCCCTCCCGCCCAGTAGGAGCGCAGGGGCCCACCCGGGGACGGGCACGATGGTCGGACGATGTAGGACCGACCCGAGCACGCGGGTGAACTCCGAGTTGGACACCGGGCCCGGGGCGACGGCGTTGACCGGCCCCGACATCTCGGGGTCGACGATCGCGCGCAGGTAGATGTCGGTGAGGTCGTCGAGCGAGATCCAGGACATCCACTGCCGACCCGACCCGAGTCGACCGCCGAGACCCGACCGGGTGATCGCGGCCAGCGGCGGGAGCATCCCGCCCGCACCGGACAGCACGATGCCGGTGCGGACGTTCACCACCCTGGCACCGGCGAGCCGGGCGGGCTCACAGGCGCGTTCCCAGTCGATGACGATGTCGGCGACCGGCCCGGTGCCGGGATCGGAGTCCTCGACCAGCCGCTCACCGGCCCGGTCGGCGCCGTAGTAACCGATCGCGGAGGCGGACACGAGGGTGGTGGCCCCGCCACGGGCGGCGACCAGTTCGGCGAGGCGGCGGGTGGGGCCCACCCGACTGTCACGGACGAGCGCGAGGTGCCGGTCGGTGAAGCGACCCGCTATGGGAGCCCCGGCGAGGTGCACCAGGACGTCGACGTCGTCGAGGAGGTCAGCCGCCGGCTCCGAGGTGTCCCAGTGCCGCTCATCCGCTCCCCGGGGTTCGCCGCGGACGAGGGTGATGACCCGGTGTCCGGCGACCCCGAGCAGGGCGGCGAGTGCGGTGCCCACGAGTCCGGACGCGCCGCTGATGGCGACGGTCAGTGTCCGGCTGCCGTACCGGGTGAGACTGTCGAGGTCGGCGGCCATCTGCCGGTAGCGATAGGCGAACACCGGGGAGAGCATCCTGCCGGGCACCCGGGCGTCGACCCTGTCCCCGATTCGGGCGTCGCCGTCCGGTGTGGCCGTCACCGTGTGGGTGTGGACCCACCCGGTCGCCGCGGCGTACGGCTGCGAGACGCAGCGGTCGACGAACCGCTCCCCCTCGACGAAGCCCGCGGCGTCGTGCTGCGCGTGCCAGCGGGGACCGAACCGCACCCCGAGCGGGCCCGGCAGCGCGGTCCTCGGCTCGAGGACCGCCACGCCATCCCGCAGGGAGTCGGCCTGCTCGACCGGTCGCAGCGGCATGAACGGCGGCGAGAGCCGGAGGAACGCTCCCGGCGAGGAGAAGTACCGCCACGCCTCGCCGGGGCTGACGGGGATCGTGCAGGTGAGATCGATACTCATCGGGGATGCACCGGGCCGCAGCTCATCAGGGCAGCAGGCAGAGCGGCGTCACGTCGCCGCGCCCGCCCGCCATCGGAACGGTGAGGAAGGCGCACGACCACCAGCCGCGGTTCTCGATCACGCCGCGCACGGTGGACCACTGCTCCGCGCTGAGCGCGGGCTGCCGGCTGAGCACGAACCCGGATGACCGGGTGGGATCACCCACGATGGCGAGCGAGTAGTCGTCGGCGAGGTAGGTGATCCGGTAGTTGACGGGACCGTTCTCGTCCTGGAACGGCACCATCGGGAAGTTCACGCGCAGCGATGCGTTGGTGGCGGTGTCCCGCACCTTCGCCTCTCCCTCGATCACCGAGTCCGAGCTGATGGCGGAGCCGCAGGTGTTGCGCACCGAGACGGTACCGGGGGCGGTGACCGCGTACTCGGCCTTGGTGTCGTTGGTGCACTGCAGCGTGTAGGGCTGCGGGAGGGCGGCGACCTGGTACCACTCGCCCTTGTACCGCTCGAGGTCGACGGACTCGACCTGGGTGAGCTCGGGACCCCCGAGGGAGCCGATGGCGACGCCGTCCGGCAGGAGCTGCGAGGAGCCACCACCGAGGCGACCGCCATCGGTGACGTCCTGTGCGCCGGCCACCGGGGCGGCGCCCAGGCCTGCCGCGAGGAGCGGGGCGACGACCACGGCCGTCGCCAGTGCCCGCAGGCGGGAGCGGGAGCGGGCGGGTCGGAAGTTGACGGGTGTACTCATGAGCGGATCTCCTCGGTGGTGGTGTCGGGACCGTTCTGACCGGTCCCGGTGCGGCGGGCGGTGCCGTCGGATGCAGCGCGAGCGGATGCCGGGCCGTCGGATTCCGGGTCGACGGATGCCGGGTCGACGGACGCGGTGTCGGCGTCGCCGCCACGGCGGGCCTTGCCGCGCGGATCGCCCGGCCACCACACCTTGTCCCCCACGAGGGTGAACAGGGCGGGCACGACCAGGGTGCGCACGACGAAGGTGTCGAGCAACACGCCGAGGGCGACGATCACGCCGACCTGGGTGAGGACGATGAGCGGCAGGACGCCGAGCACCACGAACACCGAGGCGAGCACGATACCGGCGGAGGTGATGACGCCGCCCGTCAGAGCGACGGCGCGGACCATCGCCTCCCGTGTGGCGTGGGTGCCTGCCTCCTCCCGCGCCCGGATGGTGAGGAAGATCGAGTAGTCCACGCCCAGCGCGACCAGGAACAGGAAGCTGTAGAGCGGAACGGACACGTCCAGGCCCGGGAAGCCCAGGATCTGGGTGGTGACGAAGGTGCCGAGCCCCAGAGCGGCCAGCGACGACAGCACGGTGGCGGTCATCACCAGCAGCGGTGCGACGACCGCCCGCAGGACCAGCACCAGCACGACGAACACCACGAGCAGGATGAGCGGGGCGATCAGGGTGAGGTCGCGGAGATTGCCCTGGGAGGTGTCCACGGCCTCGGCCACCGACCCGCCGACGATCGCCTCGGAACCGGGGACCGTGTCGACGACCTCGCGCAGTGCGACGACGCTGTCCTCGGAACGATCGGTCGCGGGCGCGGCATCGAGGACCACGGTGACGCGGCTCCAGCCGGTGCCGGACTCGCCCGCCGGCTGGGCGGACACGACTCCCTCGACGTCCCGGACCGCCTCGACGACCTCACCCTCGGTGCCGGTACGGGTGAGGACCGTGACCGGATCGGTGACGCCGGCCGGGAAGTGCTGGGCGGCGGTCTCCAGTCCGGCGGCCGACTCGGACGCGGTGCGGAACTGCTCGGTCTGGCTCAGTCCGATGCGGGTTCCGATGAGTCCGAGGGACAGTACGGCCAGGAGGAGGACACAGGCGACCAGGAACGTCACGGGGCGCCTGACGACGCGCGCGGCGATGCGGCCCCACACGCCCGGCGGGATGTCCTCGTCGAAATTCTCCGGGGTCACGGGGGCGGACCCGCTCTCATGCTTGCCGGCCTTCTCGCCCGGGCGGGGGATGAACGGCCAGAACAGGCCGCGGCCACACACGGCCAGGGCCGCGGGGAGGGCCACGAGCGCGTAGACCAGTGCGACGAGCAGGCCCACGGCCGCGGAGGCACCGAGCGAGCGGTAGTTGGGCAGGGTCGCCAGCAGCAGGGTGAGCAGTGCGAGGACGACCGTGACGTTGCTGGCGATGATGGCGGGGACGGCGCCCCGGTACGCGTCGCGCAGAGCGGTCCGCCGGTCGCGAGTCTTGCGCAGTTCCTCCCGGTAGCGGGACACGAGGAGCAGGGCGTAGTTGGTGCCGGCGCCGAAGACGAGGACGGAGACGATGCCGGAGGTGGAGGCGTCGACGGTGATGTCGAGGGCCTCGCCGACCCGGGAGACCAGCAGGGCCGCGACGCGGTCCGCGACACCGATGATGATCAGCGGGACGAGCCACAGCACCGGCGAGCGGTAGGTGACGATGAGCAACACGGCGACGACCAGAGCGGTGGCCGCCAGGAGGCGGAAGTCGGCGCCCTCGAACGCGGCGGCGGTGTCGGCGGCGAACCCCGGCCCACCGGTGAGCTGGGCGTTCACACCCTCGTCGAGACCGCCCGCGACGGCGTCACGCATGTCGCCCACGAGTTCGCCGGCCTCGCCCCCCGAGAGGAGCTGGGCGTCGACGGGGACCAGCATGAGTGCGGCGGCGTCGTCCTCGGACGGGATCGGCCCCTGCGCGGGCGCGCCCACGACCTCGGACATCCGTTCGCCGGCGCCGACGGCCGCGGCGATGCCCTCGGGGCCCAGCTCACCGCCGTCCTCGCGCGTCACGACGAGGACGGCCGGGACGGACTCGGAGCCGGGGAACTCACGTTGGATCTGGGAGACGAGGGCGGCCTCGGAATCGTCCGGGAGTGTCTGCGGTCCCTCCGACGACCCCTCGGACGAGGCGAACGCGAAGACCGCGCCACTCACGAGGATGACGACCACGAGCATCAGCCACGCGGACAGCTTTCCCGTGACCAGACCCACCCAGCCGCTGGCCGACCCCGACTCGTCCGTCGACCCTGACTTCCCTACCGCCGAGCGCTCAGCCCTCATCGTTTCCCTTGTCTTCACACATCGTATTCGGAGAGGAACGCCTCGAGGATGGTGTTGACCTCATCCGGGCGTTCCATACTGGGCGAGTGTCCCGCACCGGGGATCTCGTGGTACCTCGAGCCCGCGATCAGCTCGGTGACCCGCCTGGCCTTGTCCGGAGGCGTGGCCGCGTCCTCGCTGCCCACCACGACCAGCGTCGGGGCGATGATGCGGATGGCCTCGTCCTCACACGGGTCACGGTCGGCGACCGACTCGATGGCCTTGACCAGCCCCGCACGGTCGGTGCGCTCGAGCTGGGCCATCCACTCCTGCACCCAGGGGGCGTCGAGATTGCGCTCGGCGAGCATGATGGGCGCCACCCGGGCGCGCAGGGGCTTCATCCCGGCCACGCGGTACACCTTGGACAGCGTCTTGTACTTGCTGCGGTTGGCCGGCTCCTCCGCGGTGGCCGCGGTGTCCATGAGGGTAAGGGTGTGCACGATCTCTGGGTTACGGGCCGCCAGCCGCATTCCGACGAACCCGCCCATCGACAGGCCCACGAAGTTCACCACCGGGATCTGCAGATGCCGGAGGAGTTCGGCCACGTCCACCGCGAGGGTGTCCATGTCGTAGCCGCCCATCGCCCGCGGGGAGTTGCCCTGACCGCGGAAATCGATCGTCACGCACCGGTACCTCCCCCGCAGGTGGGCGATCTGGTGCTGGAACATCCAGCCCGAGAACAGCAGCCCGTGGGCGAAGAACACCACCGGGGCGTCCTCGCGGCCCGCCGGGGCGCCGGTGTCCGTGTAGGCGATCGTCGTGTGGCCGCGCTGGAAGGTGGGCATCGTGGCGTGCTCCTGACGTGGTCCCGGCCGCCTGGAACGGCCTCTACGGTCGTACGATACGACGCCCGCCGTTCCACGAGGCGGCCTCGAGACGAACCGGCGTGCTCACTGGGGACATCCTCACCTGAGGGTGACCAGTCGGCGCGGGTGCCCGGGGCCGGCTGCACGCTCGAGGTGCTGGTGCTCGTTGACCGCGATGCACGTCATCCCGCCCCGGCCCACCACGACCCGGGCGGTCCCGGTGTTCACCGTGACGCGCTGCAGCCGGGTCCACAACCCGACGACCCCCTCCGGGTCGGCCAGCAGACCCGCGACCGCCAGGGAGATGGTGCCGGCGGAGGAGACCACGACGGTCGTCCGGCCGGTCCCGGACCTGGCGGCGGCGTCGGCCAGTGCGGAGTCGGCGTCGCGTCGGTACTCGGCGAACGCCTCGAGTCCCGCCCAGTGTCCGAGGGCGGCGTCGAGTTGCCGCTGGAACGCCTGCTTGGCCTCGTCGGAGGACCCGGCCGAGTCGAGGGTCCCGTGGTCGGCCGTCAGGCCGGCCACGCGCGCCGCCTCGAGCACCGCGTCGGCGTCATACTCGGCCCAGCGCTCGTCGACCTCCACGGCCACGTCCCGGTCGCTGTGGGCGCGCAGGCCGTCGAGCAGGCCCTCCGCGGTCTCGCGTTGCCGACGCAGGCCGCCGTGGATGATCACATCGGGGCGCAGGCCGCGGCAGGCCATGTCCTCGCCCGCCAGGCGCGCCTGCAGATGACCGGTCTCGGACAACCGGTCGTAGTCGCCGCTGCCGAACGAGGCCTGACCGTGGCGGACGAGGTGGATGGCACCCATCAGCGACCACCGCCCGACGTGCCGGTCGGTCGCCCACCGATCACGGGGAGATCGCCGATCACCGGCAGGCCTCCGAGCAGACCCGTCACCTTGCCCCGGACGTCGTGGACGCCCCCGGCGAGCAACGGGAGCACGACCCGGGGGACGCCGAGCAGTTCCGGGACCAGGTCACGCGGGGAGACCCGGGTCGGTGTGAGGCGGCCGTCGCCCGTGCGGATGATGCGCAGGCACCGTTGTTCGAGGAACGCCACTCCGGGTCGGAAGGCGCGGAACGCCGGGTTGGTGGTCTGCCCGTGGAAGTAGCGGTGGTTGATCTGCTGGGCGATCACCGCCAGACGGAACAGACCGAACACCTCGTAGAAGCGCCACTGCTCCTCGGTGATCTCCAGACCGGCCCGGCGGGCGTACCGCGCGACGACCTGCTGGCGGGTGAGCATCCCGGGCGCGTGGGTGGGCTGGCGGCGGAACGCCTTGAACAGCGGGCCGTCGTCGTCCTGCACCCAGTAGGCCAGCGCGCCGCCGAGGTCCATGAGCGGGTCGCCGACGCCTCCCATCTCCCAGTCCAGGACGCCGATGACGTGGGTGACGTCCTCGGGATCCAGCACGAGGTTGTCGAAGCGGAAGTCGTTGTGCACCAGACAGTGCCCCACGTCGTCGGGCTGATTGGCGCGGAGCCACTTCATCACCGGCGCGAAGTCGGGCACGTCCGGGGTGCGGGCGCGCCGGTAGCGAGCGGACCACCCCTCGACCTGGCGGCGCACGTACCCCTCACCGCGGTCGAGATCGCCCAGGCCCGCAGCCCCGACGTCCACCGAGTGGAGGTCGGCGAGCGCGTCGACGGCCGCCTCGGCGAGGTGCCGGGTGGTGACCCGGTCCATGAGCAGCTCGCGGGGCAGCTCCTTGCGCAGGATGGTGCCCTCCATCCGCTCCATCACGTAGAAGTCCGAGCCGATCACCGAGTGGTCGCCGCAGAACCCGACCATCCGCGGTACCAGCGGGTACACCGGCCGCAGTGCCGACTGGACGCGGTACTCGCGCTTCATGTCGTGGGCACCGCGGGCCTTGGTCCCGGCCGGCGGGCGGCGCAGGACGAGGTCCGCGCCCGGGTAGCGCAGCAGGTAGGTGAGGTTGGACGCGCCACCGGTGTACTGCCGCACCTCCGGGATGACCGGCTCGTCGTCGTCGCCGAGGTTCACGCCCGCCAGCACGGTGGGGTCGTCGGGCGCGATCGACCGCAACCACGCGGCCACCGCCTCGACGTCGAACGCGTCCTCGCTGCGCACCGCGTCTGTTCCGGGGACGCGGCGCCGCAGGGCGGCCTCGGTGTCGCGGGGGGCGTCGTCCCCGGCGGGCGCGCCGTCGCGGGCGCTCATCGGGTCGTCCCGGTCTTCTCGGTGCCACCGGTGGTGGCGGCGTCGCGGTAGGGCGCGAGCAGGGCGCGGGCGACGACGCCGAGGTGGACCTCGTCGGGACCGTCCGCCAGTCGCAGCGACCGCGCGGTGGCGTACGCCCCGGCCAGCGGGAAGTCGTCGCTCATGCCGCCGCCACCGTGGAGCTGCAGGGCCATGTCGATGACGTGCTGCGCCATCTTCGGGACGGCGGCCTTGATGGCGCTGACCTCGACGGCGGCCTGCCCCTCGGTGTCGAGTTTCCAGGCGGCGTGCTGGACCAGCAGTCGGGCCTGGTCGATCGCGATGCGCGCCTCGGCGAGACGCTCGCGGTTCCCGCCGAGGTTGACGATGGGTTTGCCGAAGGCCACGCGGCCGGAGGCGCGGCGGCAGGCCAGGTCCAGCGCCATCTCGGACAGGCCGATCAGTCGCATGCAGTGGTGGATGCGCCCGGGTCCGAGGCGTCCCTGGGCGATCTCGGCGGCCCTGCCCGGACCGGAGATGATGTTGGACACCGGCAGCCGCACGCCGTCGAGGGTCACCTCGCCGTGGCCGAGCGGTTCGTCGTAGACCCCCTGGGCGGTGAGCATGCGCTCGACGCGGACCCCGGGGGCGTCCATCGGCACCAGGACCATCGAGTGCCGCAGGTAGCGGTGGGCGTCCGGATCGGACACGCCCATGAAGATGCCCACCTCGCAGTCCGGGTGGCCGACGCCCGTGGACCACCATTTGCGGCCGTCGAGGACGACCTCGTCACCCTCGATACGGGCACTCGCGGCCATGTTCGAGGCGTCCGAGGAGGCCACATCCGGCTCGGTCATGAGGAAGGCGCTGCGGATCTTCCCGTCGAGCAGCGGGTCCAGCCACCGGTCCTTCTGCTCCTCGGAGCCGTACTTGAGCAGGACCTCCATGTTCCCGGTGTCCGGGGCGTTGCAGTTGAACACCAGCGGGGCGAGGAAGGAGCGGCCCATCTCCTCGGCGACCGGCGCGTAGTCGGTGTTGCTCAGGCCGGCGGCGCCGTGGGTGCCGTAGCGCTCTGCGTAGGGCCCCTCGTGTCCGGCCGGGAGGAAGAGGTTCCACAGTCCCTGCTCGCGGGCGCGGGCCTGGAGCTCCGGCACCCGCGGATCGACGGCCCACGGATCCTCCCCGGCCAGCCGACGACGGGCGATGTCGGCGTGGATCTCCGGCTCCACCGGGGCGATGTGGGTGTCGATGAACTCGCGGACGGCTGAGGTGAGCTCAGCGGCGCGGGGCGAGGAGGAGAAGTCCATGGGTTCATCGTGGCACAGCCGGGGGAACGGGTTCCCGTGTCGTGGCTCACGCGGTGACGGCGCCCCGGCCACCCGCCCGTCGGCTCTGGCAGGATCGCGGTCGTGACCGAGGACTCGCGTACGACTCTCGCGGACCGGCTCGACCCGGCCCGTGCCTGGTCGGCGCGTAGGACCTACCGCGCCGCCGACTTCCGCCCCGGCGACCTCGTCGCGGCCAAGGCGGGCCGCCGCATCTCGGTGGTACTGCCGGCCCGCAACGAGCAGTCGACGGTCGGGGCGATCGTCGCCGCCCTGCGTTCCGAGCTGGTGGACCGGGTCCCGCTGATCGACGAGCTCGTCGTCGTCGACTCCCACAGCACCGACGCCACCGCGCACGTGGCCCGTTCCGCCGGGGCCCGCGTCGTCGCGCAGGGCGACGTCCTGCCCGCGCTCGGCGACGTCCCCGGCAAGGGCGAAGCCCTGTGGAAGTCGTTGGCCGCCACGGACGGCGACATCGTCGCCTTCCTGGACTCC from Dietzia sp. B32 includes:
- a CDS encoding histidine phosphatase family protein gives rise to the protein MGAIHLVRHGQASFGSGDYDRLSETGHLQARLAGEDMACRGLRPDVIIHGGLRRQRETAEGLLDGLRAHSDRDVAVEVDERWAEYDADAVLEAARVAGLTADHGTLDSAGSSDEAKQAFQRQLDAALGHWAGLEAFAEYRRDADSALADAAARSGTGRTTVVVSSAGTISLAVAGLLADPEGVVGLWTRLQRVTVNTGTARVVVGRGGMTCIAVNEHQHLERAAGPGHPRRLVTLR
- a CDS encoding phosphotransferase family protein, yielding MSARDGAPAGDDAPRDTEAALRRRVPGTDAVRSEDAFDVEAVAAWLRSIAPDDPTVLAGVNLGDDDEPVIPEVRQYTGGASNLTYLLRYPGADLVLRRPPAGTKARGAHDMKREYRVQSALRPVYPLVPRMVGFCGDHSVIGSDFYVMERMEGTILRKELPRELLMDRVTTRHLAEAAVDALADLHSVDVGAAGLGDLDRGEGYVRRQVEGWSARYRRARTPDVPDFAPVMKWLRANQPDDVGHCLVHNDFRFDNLVLDPEDVTHVIGVLDWEMGGVGDPLMDLGGALAYWVQDDDGPLFKAFRRQPTHAPGMLTRQQVVARYARRAGLEITEEQWRFYEVFGLFRLAVIAQQINHRYFHGQTTNPAFRAFRPGVAFLEQRCLRIIRTGDGRLTPTRVSPRDLVPELLGVPRVVLPLLAGGVHDVRGKVTGLLGGLPVIGDLPVIGGRPTGTSGGGR
- a CDS encoding acyl-CoA dehydrogenase family protein, whose protein sequence is MDFSSSPRAAELTSAVREFIDTHIAPVEPEIHADIARRRLAGEDPWAVDPRVPELQARAREQGLWNLFLPAGHEGPYAERYGTHGAAGLSNTDYAPVAEEMGRSFLAPLVFNCNAPDTGNMEVLLKYGSEEQKDRWLDPLLDGKIRSAFLMTEPDVASSDASNMAASARIEGDEVVLDGRKWWSTGVGHPDCEVGIFMGVSDPDAHRYLRHSMVLVPMDAPGVRVERMLTAQGVYDEPLGHGEVTLDGVRLPVSNIISGPGRAAEIAQGRLGPGRIHHCMRLIGLSEMALDLACRRASGRVAFGKPIVNLGGNRERLAEARIAIDQARLLVQHAAWKLDTEGQAAVEVSAIKAAVPKMAQHVIDMALQLHGGGGMSDDFPLAGAYATARSLRLADGPDEVHLGVVARALLAPYRDAATTGGTEKTGTTR